Below is a window of Pseudodesulfovibrio sp. 5S69 DNA.
ATGGCCACCTTCTCCACGCCCACGGCCTCGTCCAGGCAGTCGATGGCGCGGATGAAGCCGGTGGTGTTGCAGGAGGTCAGCTTGAGGTAGTTTTTGCCGATGCCCTTGGCGTAGTTGGCGTAGCCGTGGAAAAAGACGTCGGCCACGTCGTTGGACTCGCCGCCCTGGAACACGGCCTTCTTGCCCTTGGACTCGTAGTAGGCCTTGTTCTTGGCGCCGATGCCGGCCACGGTGGCGTCGAGGATGATGTCGCACTTGTCCACCAGGTCCTCAAAGGAGCCGGAAAGCGGGATGCCCGCCTCCTTGAAGAGCTTGTCGTTCTCCGGGATGGCGTTGTACAGGTCGTAGGGCATGCCGCTCTCGTGCAGGGCGCGCACGGTCAGTGTGGGCGCGACGTCGCACACGCCGACCAGTTCCATGTCTTCCTGCAGCGACACGCCGTCGGCCAGCCGCTGTCCGATAATGCCGTATCCAACGATTCCAACATTGACCATGATCTAACTCCTTTGATTATTTCTTGTATGTGACTCGTCACTTGCGGAAGCGCAGGGGCAGGGCGCTGCTGTTCCGGACAATGACGTGCGGGTCCAAAATCATCTGCTGTATCTGACGGGTCTTGATCGTCTTGAGCAGGAGATCGACGGACGAATAGCCGACCTGGTTCTTGTTGTGGCTGACCGAGGTCAGGCTGACGCCGGGCAGGGAGGACATCTCGATGTTGTCGAAGCCGACCACGGCCACGTCCTCCGGGACCCTGTAGCCTGCGTCGAGCAGGGCGGTGATCACGCCGATGGCCAGGTAGTCGCTGTGGGCCACGATGGCGGACGGCAGTTCGCCGCCCTTGACCAGGTCGGCCGCGAAGCGCATGCCCGATTCCTTGTAGAAGTCGTCGGAGATGCGCAGGGAGGTGTCCCTGTCGAAGTCGAGGCCGAGCTTGTCGAAGGTGTCCAGGGTGCCGAGCAGGCGGTTGTAGCCGGTGGAGACGTTTTGCGGACCGGCCAGGACCTGGAACGAGGTGTGGCCCAGGGAGGCCAGGTGCTCGATGATCTCGCAACTGCCCTTGTAGTTGTCCACGCCCACGAAGTTGTAGGCGCGGCGGGAGTCTGTCTTGCGCAGTTGGCGCAGGGACAGGAGGAACGGCACGTCCATCTCGAAGAGCTCCTCGATGCACGGGTCGTCCAGAAACACGGAACTGAGGATCAGGCCGTCCACGCCGTAGTCGAGCAGGTTGCGGATGCTGCTGCGCTGGTCCTCTATGCCGCCCTTGACCGAGGCGAGCAGGACGGAATAGCCCAGCTCCTTGGCGCGCTGGACCACGCCCTGGGCCAGTTCGGAGAAGAACGGGTTCTTGAGCGATTCGACGGTCAGGCCGATGATGTTGCTCTCTTTCTTCTGGAGCATGCGGGCGGCGAAGTTGGGCCGGTAGTCCAGCTCCTCGCAGGCCTTGAGGACCTGCCTGCGCCGTTCCTTGCTCACGCGGGGCGTCTCCGGGTTGTTCAGCACCATGGAGACGGTGGTGGCGGAAACCCCCACCTTGGCAGCGATGTCTTTGATCGTTGTCGGATTTTTCTTTTTCATTTAGCCCACACCCAGAAGTTTTTGTTGTAGTTCCACATCGTCTTCCAATGTTTTGGCGTTGCCGTCGTAAATGATCTCGCCGATTTCGAGCACGTAGCAGTGGTCCATGAAGCTCAGGAATTTGGGGGAGAACTGTTCCACGACGATGAGGGCCATGCCGTACTCGCGCTTGACCTCCAGGACCATTTCCATGACCTGGTCGGCGATGAGCGGGGCCAGCCCCTCGGTGGGTTCGTCCAGGAGGATCAGGTCGGGGTTGGACATGAGCGTCCGGCCGATGGTCAGCATCTGCTGCTCGCCGCCGCTCATCTCGCAGCCCCACTTCCTCTCCATCTCCTTGAGCTTGGGAAAGTACTTGTACACCGCGTCCAGGGTGACTTCCTTGCCGCCCCGGCCGTCGGGCTTGGAGCGCTGCCCCAGCAGGAGGTTTTCCTTGATGGTCAGGTTGGGGAATATCTTTCGGTCTTCGGGGACCCAGCCGATGCCCAGCTTGGCGATCTTGTAGGGCGGCAGGCAGGTGATGTCCCGGCCCTTGAACTTGATCTCCCCCTCGCATTGGGGGTTGTTGAAGCCCATGATCGAGCGGAAGGTGGTGCTCTTGCCGGCCCCGTTGCGGCCGAAGAGCCCGACCACAGTGCCTTCCTCCACTTCGAGATTGACGTCGAAGAGGATTTGGGCGTCGCCGTAGAAACTGGTCAGATTCTTTATTTCAAGCAGCATATCACTATCCCTTCAGGTAGACAGACTGGACTTTCTCGTTGTTCGCCACCGCGTCCGGGGTGTCGAAGGCCAGGACGCCGCCCTGGTGGAGGACAAGAATCTTCTCCGAGATCTTGAAGACCACGTCCATGTCGTGTTCGACCACGATCAGGGTCATGGACTTGCGGAGTTTTTCGATCAGGTCCGTGATCCGGAACCGCTCGTTCTTGGCCAGGCCGCTCATGGGTTCGTCCAGCAGCAGGGTCTCCGGGCGGCGGGACAGGGCCATGCCGATGTCCAGGATCTTGCGGTCGCCGTGGGAGATGGCCCCCACCGGGAAGTCCCGCTTTTCGAGCAGGCCGACCATATCGAGGATGAACTCGCTCTTCTCCCGGATCTGCCGGTTGGTCTTGAAGTTCTTGAAGAGGTTCCCGCGCAGGCCCAGGTCGCTCTGCACACCGATGGCCACGTTCTCCAGGACGTTCATCTCCTCGAAGAGGCTGACCACCTGGAATGAGCGGGACAGGCCGTAGGTCAGGGTCTTGTAGGGCGGCAGGCCGGTGATGTCCTGGCCCTTGTAGAGGACCTTGCCGGCGTCGGGCTTGATCATGCCGGTCAGCAGGTTGAAGAAGGTGGTCTTGCCCGCCCCGTTGGGGCCGATGATGGAGACCAGTTCCCCCTCCTTGAAGTCCACGCAGACGTCGTTGGTGACCAGGTTGGACCCGAAGGACTTTCTCAGGTTGTTGATGGACAGAATTGTCATGACTCCCTCTTCTCTTTAGAGATGCCGCAGGTATGGTCCTTGTCGGTGATGAGCCCCAGCAGCCCGCGCGGACAGATCAGGATGATCAGGACGAAGAAGAGACCGTAGGCCAGCAGCCAGTTTTCCCAGAATGCGCTGATAAGTTCCTTGCAGACGAGGAAGATGAGCGACCCCACGATGGGCCCGTAGAAGCTTGCCGTGCCGCCCCCCAGCAGGGTGGCGATGACCACGTCGCCGGACTTGGTCCAGTCGAAGATGTCGGCGAAGGCGGCTCCGGCCAGGAAACAGTACAGGGCTCCGGCCAGCCCGGCGAAGAAGCCGGACAGGGCGTAGACCAGGAACTTGTAGAAGCCGGTGTTGTAGCCGAGGTAGGTGGCCCGCACCGGGTTTTGGCGGATGCTTTGCAGAGTCATGCCGAAGCTGGACCGGGCGATGATCCGGATGAGGATGGCGCAGACCACGAAGAAGCCGAAGCACAGGTAGTAGTAGGGCACCGAACCGGAGATATCCAGGCCCAGGAAGGAGGTCCTGGAGAGGCCGGTCAGGCCGGACTCGCCGCCGGTGACCTCGTCCCAGCGCCAGCACAGGCCGAACATCACCTGGGAGAAGGCCACGGTCATCATGGCGAAGTAGATGCCCTTCTTGTCTCGGATGAGCCAGCCCACGGCCGTGGCGCCCAGCATGCCGGTCAGGCCGCCGATCAGGATGGACAGGCCGATGCCCAGGCCGGGCGTCAGGTGCAGGAAGGTCAGGGCCGCGCCGAAGGTGCCCATGCCGTAGAGGGCCCCGTGTCCGAAGGACGGCAGGGCGGTGTACCCCAGGCAGAGGTTGAAGCTCAGGGTGAAGATGAAGAAGAGCAGCAGTTCCGACCCCAGGGACGTGAAATTGCCGAGGAAGGGATAGAACGGATACAGGGCAAAGGCCAGGAAGATATAGAGGTATGGGTCCCTCGTAATGGATTTGGGTCTCATGTTCCTTCCCCTCTATTCGAGAATGTTTTGCTTGCCGAGGAGCCCGCGGGGCCAGAAGTACACGACCACGGCCATGATCACGTAGGGCATGATGTCCACGAACCGGGGGATGACCAGGGACAGCAGCGAGGTGGTCAGGCCGACGATGAGTCCACCCAGGACCGTGCCCCGTATGCTCCCCAGGCCGCCGATGAGCACGACCAAGAACGACGGCATGAGAAAGGCCCCTCCCATACCCGGCTTGATCGACCAGATGGACGAGGCGAGCACCCCGGAGAAGGCGGCGGCCATGGCGCCCAGGGCGAACACGGCGGTGCGCAGCAGTGGCAGGTCGTGGCCCAGGGCCGAGACCATCTCGCTGTCGTACATGCCGGCCCGGACGATGGCGCCGAAGGCCGTGTTGTTCAGGACCAGCCAGGTGCCCGTCAGGACCACGACGCAGCACAGGGCCACGAACAGGCGGTAGTAGGGGACCATCATGTCGCCCAGGAAAAGGACGCCCTGCGCGAATGCGGGGGGGTTGACCGTCTTGGCCGCGGCCCCGAAGATCATGTGCAGGACCTGCTCGATGGCCATGGCGAATCCCATGGTGATGACCAGGCCGAAGAGTGGATCCTCCCCGTAGACCCGGCGGACGAGCAGCCGCTCCACAACGACGCCGATGACGCCAACGATCAGCGTGGCCCCGGCCATGGCGGGCCAGAACCCCATGAAATCCTTCAGGACCCAGTACCCGTAGGCTCCGAGAGCGAACAGGACGCCGTGCGCAAAATTGAGCACGCCCGACACACCGAGCACGAGAGAGAAGCCGAGGGCGATCGTCGCGTAGAGCAAGCCGAGGATCACTCCGTTGACGAACAGATTGATAAAGAGAGACATTGACACACTCCCGGGTAAAGGCGAGGCGCCCGGCCCGGAGACCGGGCGCCCATTGGGGCCTGTACTATTTGCTGATGCTCACGTTGATGGGATTCTCCGCCTTGGTCCGGGCCACGGTGGCGGCATCGACTTCGTCGATGACGTCCCACATGGCGGGGCCGGTGGCCTTGGGATTGGCCTTGATCAGGTCGATCTGGGTGATGACCTGGTGGTCCCACGCGCGGACCCTGGTCGGGTACTTGCGCATGTTGTCCTTGATTTCCAGACCTTCGATGGTCTTGATCACGGAGTCGACGTCATCGGTGCCGGCCTTCTGGATGCCGGTCAGCAGGATTTTCATGGCCAGCCACCCCTCATAGGTGCCGTTGTCGAGCGGCATGGGGCAGGGAGTGTCGGGGTTGTTCTTTTGCAGCATTTCCGCGAAGGCGCGGGTCTTGTCGTTCTCGTTCCAGTAGACTTCGACGTTGGCGTAGGCCTGGCGCTGTTCGGGCTTGAGCGGCCACATGTCGACGAATTCCATCAGCGTGTACCAGACCTTCATCTTGTCGTAGATGCGGTACTCTGCCAGTTGCTTGAGCAGGGCCACGTTGTCGAAACCGGCCATGGTGACGACGAGCACGTCGGCCCCGGACTGGCGGGCCTGGAGCAACTGGGAGCTGAAGTCGCGGGTGCCCAGGGGAACCTTGATCTCGCCGACCTCGGTGACGCCGAGCTTCTTGGCCGAGGCGCGGGCCCAGGCGGTTCCGGAGTGGCCCCAGGAGTAGTCGTGGGTGATGTAGAACCATTTCTTGCCGATGTTCTTGGCGACGTAGTCCGCGCCGCCGCGAACCAGCATGGCCATGCTCGGGGCCACGTGGAACATATAGGTATTGGCCTTGGAGGCGTTCAGGGTATCGGAGTTGCCGTTGGTGGCGAAGTAGAGGACCTTGTTCTCGGTGGCCACGGCGGAGATGGCGGCGGCGACCGAGCTGGAGACCGCGCCCATGAGGTACTTGCAGCCGTCGACCTCGATCAGTCGGCGGGCGCGGCGGGCGGCCACGTCGGGGTTGGTTTCGGAGTCGGCGACGACCAGTTCGACGGGCCGTCCGAGGACCTTGGAGCCGAACTCTTCCAGCGCGGCCTTCATGCCCATGCGTTCCAGCTTGCCGTGATCGCCGTAGTTGCCGGAAACGGGGCTGACGATACCGATCTTGATGGGATCTTCCGCTGCCGGGGCCGTGAGTGCTCCCACAAGGACGAAAACACAGATCAAAACCATCAACTTGCCGATACGAGTCATCATAACTCCTCCTTTTACATAGTTTTCAATACTATAACTTCCCCTGACTCTAATGAACGGTCCACCCCCCATCGATGTGAAGTATGTGGCCAGTAACCATGTCCGATGCGGGGGACGCCAGATAGAGCACACCCGCCGAGATGTCAGCCGGGACCGCCAGCCTGTCGAAAAGGATGTTCGCCCGGACATAGTCCCGGAACTCCTTTTCCTCGAACATCGGGCGGGTGAGATTCGTTTCCACGAAGGTCGGCGCCACCGCATTGACATTGATATTGTATTGGGCCCATTCGAGGGCGAGTTCCCTGGTCAGGTTGTTGATCGCTCCCTTGCTGGAACAGTAGGCGGCCCGGCGGATGAGCCCGACGGCGCCGGCCTGGGAGGAGA
It encodes the following:
- a CDS encoding LacI family DNA-binding transcriptional regulator, which codes for MKKKNPTTIKDIAAKVGVSATTVSMVLNNPETPRVSKERRRQVLKACEELDYRPNFAARMLQKKESNIIGLTVESLKNPFFSELAQGVVQRAKELGYSVLLASVKGGIEDQRSSIRNLLDYGVDGLILSSVFLDDPCIEELFEMDVPFLLSLRQLRKTDSRRAYNFVGVDNYKGSCEIIEHLASLGHTSFQVLAGPQNVSTGYNRLLGTLDTFDKLGLDFDRDTSLRISDDFYKESGMRFAADLVKGGELPSAIVAHSDYLAIGVITALLDAGYRVPEDVAVVGFDNIEMSSLPGVSLTSVSHNKNQVGYSSVDLLLKTIKTRQIQQMILDPHVIVRNSSALPLRFRK
- a CDS encoding ABC transporter ATP-binding protein produces the protein MLLEIKNLTSFYGDAQILFDVNLEVEEGTVVGLFGRNGAGKSTTFRSIMGFNNPQCEGEIKFKGRDITCLPPYKIAKLGIGWVPEDRKIFPNLTIKENLLLGQRSKPDGRGGKEVTLDAVYKYFPKLKEMERKWGCEMSGGEQQMLTIGRTLMSNPDLILLDEPTEGLAPLIADQVMEMVLEVKREYGMALIVVEQFSPKFLSFMDHCYVLEIGEIIYDGNAKTLEDDVELQQKLLGVG
- a CDS encoding ABC transporter ATP-binding protein, coding for MTILSINNLRKSFGSNLVTNDVCVDFKEGELVSIIGPNGAGKTTFFNLLTGMIKPDAGKVLYKGQDITGLPPYKTLTYGLSRSFQVVSLFEEMNVLENVAIGVQSDLGLRGNLFKNFKTNRQIREKSEFILDMVGLLEKRDFPVGAISHGDRKILDIGMALSRRPETLLLDEPMSGLAKNERFRITDLIEKLRKSMTLIVVEHDMDVVFKISEKILVLHQGGVLAFDTPDAVANNEKVQSVYLKG
- a CDS encoding branched-chain amino acid ABC transporter permease, translating into MRPKSITRDPYLYIFLAFALYPFYPFLGNFTSLGSELLLFFIFTLSFNLCLGYTALPSFGHGALYGMGTFGAALTFLHLTPGLGIGLSILIGGLTGMLGATAVGWLIRDKKGIYFAMMTVAFSQVMFGLCWRWDEVTGGESGLTGLSRTSFLGLDISGSVPYYYLCFGFFVVCAILIRIIARSSFGMTLQSIRQNPVRATYLGYNTGFYKFLVYALSGFFAGLAGALYCFLAGAAFADIFDWTKSGDVVIATLLGGGTASFYGPIVGSLIFLVCKELISAFWENWLLAYGLFFVLIILICPRGLLGLITDKDHTCGISKEKRES
- a CDS encoding branched-chain amino acid ABC transporter permease, which encodes MSLFINLFVNGVILGLLYATIALGFSLVLGVSGVLNFAHGVLFALGAYGYWVLKDFMGFWPAMAGATLIVGVIGVVVERLLVRRVYGEDPLFGLVITMGFAMAIEQVLHMIFGAAAKTVNPPAFAQGVLFLGDMMVPYYRLFVALCCVVVLTGTWLVLNNTAFGAIVRAGMYDSEMVSALGHDLPLLRTAVFALGAMAAAFSGVLASSIWSIKPGMGGAFLMPSFLVVLIGGLGSIRGTVLGGLIVGLTTSLLSLVIPRFVDIMPYVIMAVVVYFWPRGLLGKQNILE
- a CDS encoding ABC transporter substrate-binding protein → MMTRIGKLMVLICVFVLVGALTAPAAEDPIKIGIVSPVSGNYGDHGKLERMGMKAALEEFGSKVLGRPVELVVADSETNPDVAARRARRLIEVDGCKYLMGAVSSSVAAAISAVATENKVLYFATNGNSDTLNASKANTYMFHVAPSMAMLVRGGADYVAKNIGKKWFYITHDYSWGHSGTAWARASAKKLGVTEVGEIKVPLGTRDFSSQLLQARQSGADVLVVTMAGFDNVALLKQLAEYRIYDKMKVWYTLMEFVDMWPLKPEQRQAYANVEVYWNENDKTRAFAEMLQKNNPDTPCPMPLDNGTYEGWLAMKILLTGIQKAGTDDVDSVIKTIEGLEIKDNMRKYPTRVRAWDHQVITQIDLIKANPKATGPAMWDVIDEVDAATVARTKAENPINVSISK